In Desulfatirhabdium butyrativorans DSM 18734, a genomic segment contains:
- a CDS encoding response regulator, with amino-acid sequence MEKRILLVDDEAPILNMMTRAFTRAGYDVATAQSAEQALEMIKTYKYMVFFLDLNLPGMNGIDLCRIIRRDNPLTIVFAVTGYANTFEVFECRQAGFEDYFTKPVDIQQLIDAAERAFDKLARWKREK; translated from the coding sequence ATGGAAAAACGAATTCTTCTGGTGGATGATGAAGCACCGATTTTGAACATGATGACCCGGGCATTCACGCGGGCCGGGTATGATGTGGCGACAGCGCAGAGCGCTGAACAGGCCCTCGAAATGATCAAGACCTACAAGTACATGGTCTTTTTCCTGGACCTGAACCTTCCCGGCATGAACGGCATCGACCTGTGCCGGATCATCCGCAGGGACAACCCGCTGACCATCGTCTTTGCGGTGACAGGCTACGCAAACACCTTCGAGGTGTTCGAGTGCCGACAGGCCGGGTTCGAGGATTACTTTACCAAACCGGTGGACATCCAGCAGTTGATCGATGCGGCGGAGAGGGCTTTCGACAAATTGGCGCGCTGGAAACGTGAAAAGTAA